AAAAAATTTAAAACTTATCATGGCGGTGTAAGTTTAGTTATAGCTACCCTATTTTTAATAGAAGAAGCTTATAAAAACAACTATGATAGATATATATTTATTAGCGGTCAAGATGTGCCTCTAAAAACAAATAAAGAGATTATTAACTTCTTTGATACAAACAAAAATAAAGAATATATWTCATACGAAAGCATTAATAATAGTRAAGCTATGTATAAAGAAATGTCTTTTAGATTAAATTCCTATAATTTTGGAAAACTATATAGACTAATTTTCCATAGAAAYATAAGAGAATTATTATCTAATTTTCCTCTTATAAAACGCACTACTCCAAAAAATATTTATTATGGCTCTCAGTGGTGGAACTTAACTAATAATGCTATTAAATATATATTAGAKTATACAAAACAAAATCCTAATTTTCTTAAGAGATTTAATTATACTTGGGGAAGTGATGAGTTTTATTTTCAGTCTATACTTCTTAACAGCAAGTTTAAGAATAATTGTATAAAYGATAATTTRAGATATCTTATATGGAATGGCGGAACTCCGTTTAATTTACAAATGAAAGATTATGAGAATATAAAAAACAATATTAACAACAATATATTTGCACGTAAATTTGATGAAGATATTGATAACACTAT
The Brachyspira sp. SAP_772 genome window above contains:
- a CDS encoding beta-1,6-N-acetylglucosaminyltransferase; this translates as KKFKTYHGGVSLVIATLFLIEEAYKNNYDRYIFISGQDVPLKTNKEIINFFDTNKNKEYISYESINNSXAMYKEMSFRLNSYNFGKLYRLIFHRNIRELLSNFPLIKRTTPKNIYYGSQWWNLTNNAIKYILXYTKQNPNFLKRFNYTWGSDEFYFQSILLNSKFKNNCINDNLRYLIWNGGTPFNLQMKDYENIKNNINNNIFARKFDEDIDNTIIDKLYEDLNE